The following proteins come from a genomic window of Pararhodobacter sp.:
- a CDS encoding DUF302 domain-containing protein, with amino-acid sequence MHKSFLAFTAAALVGSPLMADELILTPTEMSFEDAAFAVESAIVGRGLVIDYTSHVGDMLERTRADIGSDVVLFTNANIYLFCSAATSREVMEADWQNIAYCPYGVQVIERPGEAVVIGYVHRDEATMAPVNDLLAAIVDEATF; translated from the coding sequence ATGCATAAATCATTTCTGGCTTTCACAGCGGCTGCACTCGTGGGCTCACCCCTGATGGCAGACGAGCTGATCCTGACACCAACCGAGATGTCCTTCGAGGACGCGGCGTTTGCCGTGGAATCCGCGATTGTCGGCCGTGGTCTGGTCATCGACTATACCAGCCATGTCGGGGACATGCTGGAACGCACCCGCGCGGATATCGGCAGCGATGTTGTCTTGTTTACCAATGCCAATATCTATCTGTTCTGCTCCGCCGCGACCTCTCGCGAAGTGATGGAGGCCGATTGGCAGAACATTGCGTACTGCCCCTATGGCGTTCAGGTCATCGAACGCCCGGGAGAAGCGGTCGTCATTGGCTATGTGCACCGGGATGAAGCCACCATGGCCCCGGTGAATGATTTGCTTGCGGCGATTGTCGACGAAGCCACCTTCTGA
- the msrQ gene encoding protein-methionine-sulfoxide reductase heme-binding subunit MsrQ, which produces MTLFPKDWAQAVNRMTRRIPAWPIYLIGAAWAGWLFWLGLTGGLGPEPINALERRYGEVALQLLVAGLVVTPLRTLTGISLLKFRRALGLTAFFFVLAHFLVWTLLDLSSWGAIGREIWRRPYITIGFAGFMLLIPLAITSNNASIKRLGAATWRRVHQLTYPAVLLGAIHYIWLVKGYPLEPFVYAGAIVALLMLRLRWARRRTAMA; this is translated from the coding sequence ATGACCCTGTTCCCCAAAGACTGGGCGCAAGCCGTCAACCGCATGACCCGGCGCATTCCGGCCTGGCCGATCTATCTGATCGGCGCAGCTTGGGCTGGCTGGCTGTTTTGGCTGGGGTTGACCGGGGGTCTTGGCCCGGAACCCATCAACGCGCTTGAGCGGCGTTATGGCGAGGTCGCATTGCAATTGCTGGTCGCAGGGCTGGTGGTCACGCCATTGCGCACACTGACCGGCATCAGCCTGTTGAAATTTCGCCGCGCGCTGGGCCTGACCGCGTTCTTCTTTGTGCTGGCGCATTTCCTGGTTTGGACCTTGCTCGACCTCAGTTCCTGGGGGGCCATCGGGCGCGAGATCTGGCGTCGTCCCTACATCACCATCGGGTTCGCGGGTTTCATGCTGTTGATCCCTCTGGCGATCACCTCGAACAACGCCTCGATCAAAAGGCTGGGGGCCGCAACGTGGCGCAGGGTGCATCAACTGACGTATCCAGCGGTTCTTCTCGGGGCGATCCATTATATCTGGCTGGTCAAAGGCTATCCGCTTGAGCCGTTCGTCTATGCCGGCGCGATCGTGGCGCTCTTGATGCTCAGACTCCGATGGGCGCGGCGTCGCACCGCGATGGCATAA
- the msrP gene encoding protein-methionine-sulfoxide reductase catalytic subunit MsrP encodes MAFRWTNDLTRDDVTPKSVFLNRRAVLAGLGGLGAASVLGRQASAQALEPNTLEQISTYNNFYEFGWNKDDPAAHAAAMVTSPWSITVDGMVDRPGTYSLADLLDGLSVEERIYRFRCVEAWSMVVPWNGVQLSEVLAKVGVQSGARFVAFETTVQRDVMPGVQRSIIPFPYVEGLRLDEAQHPLTLLATGIYGEPMPNQNGAPIRLVVPWKYGFKSIKSIVKITLTDTQPPTTWNRLNSREYGFYSNVNPQVDHPRWSQASERKIGGGLFASRQETLMFNGYEDQVAHLYEGMDLRVDY; translated from the coding sequence ATGGCCTTTCGCTGGACCAACGACCTGACCCGAGACGATGTGACGCCAAAAAGCGTATTCCTGAACCGCCGTGCCGTGTTGGCGGGGTTGGGGGGGCTGGGCGCTGCCAGCGTGTTGGGCCGTCAAGCCTCGGCGCAGGCGCTGGAGCCGAACACCTTGGAGCAAATCTCCACCTATAATAACTTCTACGAATTCGGCTGGAACAAGGACGACCCCGCCGCCCATGCGGCCGCAATGGTCACCAGCCCCTGGTCGATCACCGTGGATGGCATGGTCGATCGCCCCGGCACCTATTCTTTGGCGGACCTGTTGGATGGTCTGAGCGTGGAAGAGCGCATCTATCGGTTCCGCTGTGTCGAGGCGTGGTCGATGGTGGTGCCGTGGAATGGCGTGCAGTTGTCCGAGGTGTTGGCCAAGGTCGGCGTGCAATCCGGCGCGCGCTTTGTTGCCTTCGAGACCACGGTTCAGCGCGATGTCATGCCGGGCGTGCAGCGCTCCATCATCCCGTTCCCGTATGTAGAGGGCTTGCGGCTGGATGAGGCGCAGCACCCGCTGACGCTTTTGGCCACCGGAATTTACGGTGAGCCGATGCCAAACCAGAACGGCGCGCCGATCCGGTTGGTGGTGCCGTGGAAATATGGGTTCAAGTCGATCAAGTCGATCGTCAAGATCACCCTGACCGACACCCAGCCGCCGACCACCTGGAACCGCTTGAACAGCCGCGAGTATGGTTTCTATTCCAACGTGAACCCACAGGTGGATCACCCACGCTGGAGCCAGGCGAGCGAGCGCAAGATCGGTGGCGGGTTGTTTGCCAGCCGTCAAGAGACGCTCATGTTCAACGGATACGAGGATCAGGTCGCCCACCTTTATGAGGGGATGGATCTGCGGGTAGACTATTGA
- a CDS encoding fasciclin domain-containing protein, with protein sequence MFRTTTLALITSTALVGTAFADGHSSAPTMDIVDTAVANGNFTTLVAAVSAAGLVDTLKGDGPFTVFAPTDAAFAALPEGTVEALLNDIPTLTGILTYHVVPGAVMSSDLTEGMTAQTVNGQSVTFTLDGGAMINGAHITMADIEASNGVIHVIDAVILPE encoded by the coding sequence ATGTTTCGCACGACCACACTTGCTTTGATCACCTCGACCGCCCTTGTTGGCACCGCCTTCGCCGACGGTCATTCCTCGGCCCCAACGATGGATATCGTGGATACCGCCGTTGCAAACGGAAATTTTACCACGTTGGTTGCCGCGGTTTCCGCCGCTGGTCTCGTTGACACGCTCAAGGGTGATGGCCCCTTCACCGTGTTCGCACCCACGGACGCGGCCTTTGCCGCCCTGCCCGAAGGCACCGTCGAGGCTTTGTTGAATGACATCCCGACCCTGACCGGCATTCTGACCTATCACGTCGTCCCCGGTGCCGTAATGTCGTCGGATCTGACCGAGGGCATGACGGCACAAACCGTCAACGGCCAGTCGGTCACCTTCACGCTGGACGGTGGCGCGATGATCAATGGAGCGCATATCACCATGGCCGATATCGAAGCCTCGAATGGCGTCATCCACGTCATCGACGCGGTGATCCTGCCGGAATAA
- a CDS encoding LysR substrate-binding domain-containing protein: protein MLKPDHLPFNALQAFEVAARAGSFVNAGRELGVSAAAVSQQVKLLEGRLGRQLFLRQGNRIMLTDAGRTLYPSVENALSELRTATRALQAAPRRARLLVSVLPSLAELWLIPNLRDFAGRAQLDIRIEDDPVDLARDGVDVRLTYGAQYYPDHVVEPLFVDRLVAVAAFDWRPEATLPALPDELLIQTDWGRDYGVQPDWAQHFAGQGVRRVPDQSVGLRVGTTALAAAAARAGLGVALIPDHLAADDLATGRLRCIGGVGEALPRGYVAISTNAQARNRGVAALRRHLMAAGAAMPGRA, encoded by the coding sequence ATGCTGAAACCCGATCACCTGCCGTTCAACGCATTGCAAGCCTTCGAGGTTGCCGCCCGCGCCGGGAGTTTCGTGAATGCCGGGCGAGAGCTTGGCGTCAGCGCCGCCGCTGTCAGTCAGCAGGTGAAGCTGCTGGAGGGCCGCTTGGGGCGGCAATTGTTCTTGCGGCAAGGCAACCGGATCATGCTGACGGATGCAGGGCGCACCCTGTATCCCAGCGTGGAAAATGCGCTGAGTGAATTGCGCACAGCAACCCGCGCGTTGCAGGCCGCCCCCCGGCGCGCGCGCTTGCTGGTTTCGGTTCTGCCGTCCTTGGCTGAACTCTGGCTGATCCCGAATTTGCGGGACTTTGCCGGGCGCGCGCAGCTGGATATCCGTATCGAGGATGATCCGGTGGACCTCGCGCGGGACGGGGTTGATGTGCGGCTGACCTATGGCGCGCAATATTACCCGGATCATGTTGTGGAACCCCTGTTTGTGGATCGGCTGGTTGCAGTCGCGGCCTTTGACTGGAGGCCAGAGGCCACTCTGCCCGCGCTGCCGGACGAGTTGCTGATTCAGACCGATTGGGGGCGCGATTATGGCGTGCAGCCAGATTGGGCGCAGCATTTTGCCGGGCAGGGGGTGCGGCGTGTGCCGGATCAATCGGTTGGCCTGAGGGTGGGCACAACGGCGCTGGCCGCCGCCGCCGCGCGGGCGGGCTTGGGCGTGGCCTTGATCCCGGATCACCTGGCGGCGGATGATCTGGCGACCGGGCGTTTGCGCTGCATCGGCGGCGTGGGTGAGGCGCTGCCGCGCGGCTATGTCGCGATCAGCACCAATGCGCAGGCGCGAAATCGTGGCGTGGCGGCGCTGAGGCGGCATCTGATGGCGGCCGGGGCCGCGATGCCCGGACGCGCATAG
- a CDS encoding 2OG-Fe(II) oxygenase, translated as MRYILNLDTYPLDKPRSAEWQALVARCRADLAAHGMFNLPGFMHPNVAKDAAQSLTLKFQTEAFRHERAHNIYFLKSIPELPDDHPALTLCKTSNDTLCLDQITDSPMAQLYAWPEFAEFLAATMEKPALYTMADPLAGVNVMSYREGQSLNWHFDRSEFTTTLLLQAPQKGGDFIYRTDLRRDDDPNYDGVARLLTGQDPDVRSLTLTPGTLNVFRGKNTPHRVGDVKGPVSRVISVYSFFERPGVAFSEDERLGFYGRAQ; from the coding sequence ATGCGCTACATCTTAAATCTCGACACTTATCCTCTGGACAAACCGCGCAGCGCCGAATGGCAAGCGCTGGTCGCGCGCTGCCGCGCGGATCTGGCGGCGCATGGCATGTTCAACCTGCCGGGCTTCATGCATCCGAACGTGGCGAAAGACGCCGCGCAAAGCCTGACGCTAAAGTTTCAGACCGAGGCCTTTCGCCATGAGCGCGCGCACAACATCTACTTTCTGAAATCCATCCCCGAATTGCCAGACGATCACCCGGCGCTGACGCTGTGCAAGACGTCAAACGACACGCTTTGCCTGGATCAAATCACCGACAGCCCGATGGCGCAGCTTTACGCCTGGCCCGAATTCGCCGAATTTCTGGCCGCGACGATGGAGAAACCCGCACTCTATACAATGGCCGACCCCTTGGCGGGCGTGAATGTCATGTCCTACCGTGAGGGCCAGTCGCTGAACTGGCATTTTGACCGGTCCGAATTCACCACGACCTTGCTGCTGCAAGCGCCCCAAAAAGGCGGCGACTTCATCTACCGCACGGATTTGCGGCGCGACGATGATCCGAATTATGACGGTGTGGCGCGGCTTCTGACAGGCCAGGACCCCGACGTGCGCAGCCTGACCTTGACGCCGGGCACCCTGAACGTCTTTCGCGGCAAGAACACTCCGCACCGGGTCGGCGATGTGAAGGGGCCCGTGTCACGGGTCATCTCGGTCTATTCCTTCTTTGAACGCCCCGGCGTGGCGTTTTCCGAAGACGAACGCCTCGGCTTTTACGGGCGCGCACAATGA
- a CDS encoding Xaa-Pro peptidase family protein, with the protein MSVAVFKDDRKATYLNAEGADRPLLSPIPDDVLHRARMYRLGRLRAQMARDDVAALLLYDPVNIRYAFDCSNMQVWTAHNPMRYALILADGPAIMFEFKSCEHLNIGLPGIDEIRTAITYMFMARGDKAESYTEDWANEIADLVKTHGGGNKRLAADKLDTFACQALASRGITVVEGTPLTEVARAIKSDDEIALMRWTIRVCEAGMARIYDHSTPGVTERELWAHLHFENARSGGDWLETKLLTAGPNTNPWYKECSDRPVQAGEMISFDTDMIGPYGYCADLSRSWVCGYGPMNDTQKRLYATALDQINHNLTLVQPGLEFAEFNAKSWRIPEQHVDYRYSLAAHGVGMADEWPVIPLHVDWDNRSMSGRLEPGMVVCIESLIGEAGSEFDQTGNAGSGYGKRLGAP; encoded by the coding sequence ATGAGCGTGGCCGTTTTCAAAGACGATCGCAAAGCGACCTATCTGAACGCCGAGGGGGCCGACCGCCCGCTCTTGTCGCCGATCCCCGACGATGTGCTGCACCGCGCGCGGATGTATCGTCTGGGCCGATTGCGCGCGCAGATGGCGCGTGACGATGTGGCGGCGCTGCTGCTCTATGACCCGGTGAATATCCGCTACGCGTTTGATTGCTCCAACATGCAGGTCTGGACCGCGCATAACCCGATGCGCTACGCGCTGATCCTCGCCGATGGCCCGGCGATCATGTTCGAGTTCAAAAGCTGCGAGCACCTCAACATCGGCTTGCCCGGCATCGACGAAATCCGCACCGCAATCACCTATATGTTCATGGCCCGCGGCGATAAGGCCGAAAGCTACACCGAGGATTGGGCCAACGAGATCGCCGATCTGGTCAAAACCCACGGCGGCGGGAACAAACGTTTGGCCGCCGACAAACTCGACACCTTCGCCTGTCAGGCGCTGGCATCGCGCGGTATCACGGTGGTCGAGGGCACGCCGCTGACCGAAGTGGCGCGCGCGATCAAATCCGACGACGAAATCGCGTTGATGCGCTGGACAATCCGGGTCTGCGAGGCCGGCATGGCGCGGATTTACGATCACTCCACCCCGGGCGTGACGGAACGCGAGTTATGGGCGCATCTGCACTTTGAAAACGCGCGCTCGGGCGGGGATTGGCTGGAAACCAAGCTGCTGACCGCCGGGCCGAACACCAACCCCTGGTACAAGGAATGCAGCGACCGCCCGGTGCAGGCGGGCGAGATGATCAGCTTTGATACCGATATGATCGGCCCCTACGGCTATTGCGCCGACCTCTCGCGCAGTTGGGTCTGCGGCTATGGACCGATGAACGACACGCAAAAGCGCCTGTATGCGACGGCGCTGGACCAGATCAACCATAACCTGACATTGGTGCAGCCGGGTCTGGAGTTTGCCGAGTTCAACGCGAAAAGCTGGCGCATTCCTGAACAACATGTCGACTATCGCTATTCCTTGGCAGCGCATGGCGTGGGCATGGCTGACGAGTGGCCGGTGATCCCGTTGCATGTGGATTGGGACAACCGCAGTATGTCAGGACGGCTGGAACCGGGGATGGTGGTCTGCATTGAATCGCTGATTGGCGAGGCCGGGTCCGAGTTCGATCAAACTGGAAACGCAGGTTCTGGTTACGGAAAACGGCTCGGAGCGCCTTGA
- a CDS encoding pyridoxal phosphate-dependent decarboxylase family protein encodes MTRSALDPADWDAFRRAAHELLDACVDRLEQAAEHPWQPVPDEIRAGYALTGAPLGDVAALTPILRDTVLPYGTGNTHPRFWGWVHGTGLASGLMSEMVAATMNANLGGRAHGAVEMERAVIDWARGVMGFAPGASGVLVAGTSQATLIALACARVRALGAEVRAKGQGGARLTAYAFDGLHNAARKAMEVLGLGHEALRLVPSGDRAALEQLLAEDRAAGFTPFALIATAGSVDTGHFDDLNAMADLAAEAGVWLHVDGAYGAWTRLAEAPWRALSDGIERADSIACDFHKWMFVPYDAGLVLIRNEAEHRATFAARPSYLAAQDAGLGGGEPWFCDYGLDLSRGNRALKVWAAIKTHGAEGLGAAISRTCRMASIMGQGVQARAPMTLLAPVISNLCVFTADASRSVADQSALNTRIAQSLQLDGTAVFSTTIIGGVTCLRAAIANHRTTAADVEAALDAVAAARG; translated from the coding sequence ATGACCCGCTCCGCCCTTGATCCCGCCGATTGGGATGCGTTTCGCCGCGCCGCGCATGAGTTGCTGGATGCCTGCGTGGATCGTCTGGAACAGGCCGCCGAGCACCCTTGGCAGCCGGTGCCCGACGAGATCCGCGCGGGTTACGCGCTGACCGGTGCGCCTTTGGGCGATGTCGCAGCCCTGACGCCGATCTTGCGCGATACGGTGCTGCCCTATGGCACGGGCAACACGCATCCCCGGTTCTGGGGCTGGGTTCATGGCACAGGCCTGGCCAGCGGGCTGATGTCGGAAATGGTGGCGGCGACGATGAACGCCAATCTGGGCGGTCGCGCACATGGCGCGGTCGAGATGGAGCGCGCGGTGATCGACTGGGCGCGCGGCGTGATGGGGTTTGCACCGGGGGCAAGCGGGGTTCTGGTTGCGGGCACGTCGCAAGCCACGCTGATCGCCCTGGCTTGCGCACGGGTGCGGGCCTTGGGGGCCGAGGTGCGCGCCAAGGGGCAGGGCGGGGCACGGCTGACGGCCTATGCCTTTGACGGGCTTCACAATGCGGCTCGAAAAGCGATGGAGGTGCTGGGCCTCGGGCATGAGGCGCTGCGGCTGGTGCCGAGCGGCGACAGGGCCGCGCTTGAACAACTATTGGCCGAGGATCGCGCCGCCGGCTTCACGCCCTTTGCCCTGATCGCGACGGCGGGGTCGGTGGATACGGGGCATTTCGACGACCTGAACGCGATGGCCGATCTGGCGGCTGAGGCCGGGGTCTGGCTGCATGTGGATGGGGCGTACGGGGCCTGGACCCGCTTGGCCGAAGCGCCGTGGCGCGCGCTGAGTGACGGGATCGAGCGCGCCGATTCCATCGCCTGTGATTTCCACAAATGGATGTTCGTGCCCTATGATGCGGGTCTGGTCCTGATCCGCAACGAGGCCGAGCACCGCGCGACCTTTGCGGCGCGCCCGTCCTATCTGGCCGCGCAAGACGCCGGGCTTGGCGGTGGAGAGCCGTGGTTTTGCGATTACGGCCTCGACCTGTCACGCGGCAACCGGGCGCTCAAGGTTTGGGCCGCGATCAAGACCCACGGTGCCGAGGGGTTGGGCGCTGCGATTTCCCGGACGTGCCGCATGGCCTCGATCATGGGGCAGGGGGTTCAGGCGCGTGCGCCGATGACACTGCTGGCCCCGGTGATCTCGAATCTATGCGTGTTCACCGCGGATGCGAGCCGGTCTGTGGCAGACCAGAGCGCGCTGAACACCCGCATTGCGCAAAGCTTGCAACTGGATGGCACGGCGGTGTTTTCGACAACGATCATCGGTGGCGTGACCTGTTTGCGCGCCGCCATCGCCAACCACCGCACCACGGCGGCCGATGTGGAGGCCGCCCTCGATGCGGTGGCGGCGGCGCGGGGCTAG
- the xylB gene encoding xylulokinase, with translation MFIGLDLGTSSLKAILIDERQRLLAEHTVPLTVQRRHDGWSEQDPAAWVQAARDALRAIRAQNDCRTLTGIGLSGHMHGATLLDADGQVLRPCMLWNDTRSFAEAQAFDADPAFRDITGNIVFPGFTAPKVEWVRRHEPEIFARIAKVLLPKDYLRFFLTGDYVAEMSDAAGTCWLDTRGRDWSQVLLSKSHLTRDQMPRLVEGSEPSGRLRGALAQALGLPPVVVAGGGGDNAAAAIGAGVVQDGTAFLSLGTSGVLFAANDGYRPDPATAVHTFCHALPGTWHQMGVILAASDALQWLSRLTGRSAAELTADLGDLRAPSRTLFLPYLGGERTPHNDAQIRGQFLNLEHATDAQAATRAVLEGVAFAFADCRDALAATGTTIQRCLAIGGGARSAYWLHVLATALGFPLDVPAQGEFGAALGAARLAIMAATGARAEIATPPDIARRIEPDQRLRAAFADTHARYRAAYTAVKGL, from the coding sequence ATGTTTATCGGTCTTGATCTGGGAACCTCGTCGCTCAAGGCGATCTTGATTGATGAGCGCCAGCGGCTGCTGGCCGAGCATACCGTTCCGCTGACGGTTCAGCGCCGCCACGACGGTTGGTCCGAGCAAGACCCGGCCGCGTGGGTGCAAGCCGCAAGGGACGCGCTGCGCGCCATTCGGGCGCAGAATGACTGCCGAACCCTCACGGGGATCGGCCTGTCAGGGCATATGCACGGCGCGACATTGCTGGATGCCGACGGACAAGTGCTGCGCCCCTGTATGCTCTGGAACGACACCCGCAGCTTTGCCGAGGCCCAGGCCTTTGACGCCGACCCGGCGTTTCGCGATATCACCGGCAACATCGTCTTTCCCGGCTTCACCGCCCCCAAAGTCGAGTGGGTGCGCCGCCACGAGCCCGAGATTTTTGCGCGCATTGCCAAGGTGTTGCTGCCCAAGGATTATCTGCGGTTCTTCTTGACGGGCGACTATGTCGCCGAAATGTCGGACGCCGCCGGAACCTGCTGGCTGGACACACGCGGGCGCGACTGGTCGCAGGTCTTGTTGTCCAAGAGCCACCTCACCCGAGATCAGATGCCGCGCCTGGTCGAGGGGTCGGAACCCTCTGGCCGGTTGCGGGGTGCCTTGGCGCAGGCGCTGGGCCTGCCGCCCGTCGTCGTGGCCGGGGGTGGCGGCGATAACGCGGCGGCGGCGATCGGCGCGGGTGTGGTGCAGGATGGAACGGCGTTTCTGAGCCTCGGGACATCCGGTGTGTTGTTTGCCGCCAATGACGGCTATCGTCCGGACCCGGCCACTGCGGTGCATACCTTCTGCCACGCGCTGCCGGGGACATGGCACCAGATGGGCGTGATTCTGGCGGCGTCGGATGCGCTGCAATGGCTCTCGCGCCTGACGGGGCGGTCGGCGGCAGAATTGACCGCAGATCTCGGCGACTTGCGGGCCCCGTCGCGGACCTTGTTCCTGCCCTATCTGGGTGGCGAGCGCACGCCGCATAACGACGCGCAAATTCGCGGGCAGTTCCTGAATCTGGAACATGCAACCGACGCACAGGCCGCAACGCGCGCGGTGCTTGAGGGGGTGGCGTTTGCCTTTGCCGATTGCCGCGACGCCTTGGCGGCGACCGGGACGACAATCCAGCGCTGCCTTGCCATCGGCGGCGGCGCGCGCTCGGCATACTGGCTGCACGTTCTGGCAACCGCGCTGGGCTTTCCGCTGGATGTTCCGGCGCAGGGCGAATTCGGCGCGGCCCTGGGCGCGGCGCGGCTGGCGATCATGGCGGCAACGGGTGCGCGGGCCGAGATTGCCACGCCGCCCGATATTGCGCGCCGCATCGAGCCGGATCAACGTTTGCGCGCAGCCTTCGCCGACACCCATGCCCGCTATCGCGCGGCGTATACGGCGGTGAAAGGGTTATGA
- a CDS encoding AEC family transporter — translation MLNILSTTFPIYLLILLGVVAVRWGYIDGAHIAGLGQFALKICMPALIISAIAFPRTETALDLSFFGAYLLGSVATLLLGVTAVRLLLRQSRPDSWILSMGMANSNSGYMGFPVASLFFGADAAVVFAMTVVIECAVTIPLPMIAASAAGDKPARLSELLRNAVLAILRNPLIIAVGVAVLIRISGVPVAEPVEKAVGMLAGVAAPLALFIIGGTVARMSFSGHWRRSGAVSVGKLIVHPALVALMLMLVPGVPPTLIPIGILFAAMPMVTIYPILSAPFGLSAVTSTALLASTTASCVTISVVLALISGL, via the coding sequence ATGCTGAATATTCTGAGCACGACATTTCCGATTTACCTGCTGATCCTGCTGGGGGTCGTGGCGGTGCGCTGGGGGTATATCGACGGCGCTCATATCGCCGGGCTTGGCCAGTTTGCGTTGAAAATCTGTATGCCTGCCTTGATCATCTCGGCCATTGCCTTCCCGCGCACCGAGACGGCGCTCGATCTGTCGTTTTTCGGGGCGTATTTGCTGGGGTCGGTTGCAACCTTGCTGCTGGGGGTCACCGCAGTTCGGCTCTTGTTGCGCCAAAGCCGTCCAGATTCCTGGATCCTGTCGATGGGGATGGCGAATTCCAACAGTGGATATATGGGGTTTCCGGTTGCCAGCCTGTTCTTTGGCGCTGACGCGGCGGTCGTGTTTGCCATGACGGTGGTCATTGAATGCGCGGTCACGATTCCCTTGCCGATGATCGCCGCCAGTGCCGCCGGTGACAAACCGGCGCGCCTGTCAGAATTGCTGCGCAACGCCGTGTTGGCGATCCTGCGCAATCCACTGATCATTGCGGTCGGTGTCGCGGTTTTGATCCGGATATCCGGAGTGCCGGTGGCAGAGCCCGTGGAGAAAGCCGTGGGGATGCTGGCGGGGGTCGCCGCACCGCTGGCCTTGTTCATCATCGGCGGGACCGTCGCGCGCATGTCGTTCAGTGGGCATTGGCGGCGCTCGGGTGCGGTTTCGGTTGGCAAGTTGATTGTGCATCCAGCACTGGTTGCGCTCATGCTGATGCTCGTGCCGGGCGTCCCGCCGACGCTGATCCCGATTGGCATACTGTTCGCCGCAATGCCGATGGTGACGATTTATCCGATCCTTTCGGCCCCCTTTGGGCTGAGCGCCGTGACGTCAACGGCGCTTTTGGCCAGCACGACGGCCTCTTGTGTGACGATCAGCGTGGTTTTGGCGCTGATATCGGGTTTATGA
- a CDS encoding sulfite exporter TauE/SafE family protein, giving the protein MDFLTLIAPTELGGALTVALLAASFAGSFITIAFGIGGGVMLLAIMASLMPPAALIPVHGVVQLGSNTGRASAMFRHIHWPALGWFGVGALAGVALGSALVVNIPAALVQIGVGVFVIWSVISRPPAWMKRWPVITGALTSFLTMFFGATGPFVATYTRALNLGRHGYAATQASLMVMQHSLKSLAFGFLGFAFAHWVWFCTAMILAGLAGTFTGRLVLDRMTDARFQKFLNAILILIALRLIWSGFHAL; this is encoded by the coding sequence ATGGATTTTCTGACATTGATCGCCCCCACCGAGCTGGGCGGCGCGCTGACAGTGGCACTTCTGGCCGCCAGTTTCGCCGGGTCGTTCATCACCATCGCCTTTGGCATTGGCGGCGGCGTCATGTTGCTGGCGATCATGGCCAGCCTGATGCCTCCGGCGGCGCTGATCCCGGTTCACGGCGTCGTGCAACTGGGTTCCAACACCGGGCGCGCCTCGGCCATGTTTCGCCACATCCATTGGCCCGCGTTGGGCTGGTTTGGCGTCGGCGCTTTGGCGGGTGTGGCGCTGGGATCGGCGCTGGTCGTGAACATTCCCGCCGCCTTGGTGCAGATCGGCGTCGGCGTTTTCGTCATCTGGTCGGTGATTTCCAGACCGCCCGCATGGATGAAACGATGGCCGGTGATCACCGGGGCGCTGACCTCGTTCCTGACAATGTTTTTCGGCGCGACCGGCCCGTTTGTCGCCACCTACACCCGCGCGCTGAACCTTGGGCGCCACGGCTACGCCGCCACCCAGGCGAGCCTGATGGTCATGCAGCACAGCCTGAAATCACTGGCCTTCGGGTTTCTGGGGTTTGCCTTTGCCCACTGGGTCTGGTTTTGCACGGCCATGATCCTCGCCGGCTTGGCGGGCACATTCACCGGCCGCCTGGTTCTGGACCGAATGACAGACGCCCGGTTTCAAAAATTCCTGAACGCAATCCTGATTCTGATAGCCCTGCGCCTGATCTGGTCGGGCTTTCACGCACTTTGA